The following are encoded together in the Raphanus sativus cultivar WK10039 unplaced genomic scaffold, ASM80110v3 Scaffold0116, whole genome shotgun sequence genome:
- the LOC130501193 gene encoding heavy metal-associated isoprenylated plant protein 39 isoform X2, whose translation MAQKVVLKVLTMTDDKTKQKAIEAAADIFGVDSIAADMKEQKLTVIGLMDAVAVVKKLKKVGKVDLISVGPAKEEKKEEKKEEKKEEKKEEKKEEKKEEEPKK comes from the exons ATGGCTCAG AAAGTGGTGTTGAAGGTCTTAACCATGACGGATGATAAGACCAAGCAGAAAGCCATCGAAGCTGCAGCTGATATCTTCG GAGTTGATTCGATAGCAGCAGATATGAAGGAGCAAAAATTGACAGTGATAGGTCTGATGGATGCGGTTGCGGTGGTAAAGAAATTGAAGAAGGTTGGCAAAGTCGATTTGATATCGGTGGGGCCGgcaaaagaggagaagaaagaagagaagaaggaagaaaagaaagaggaaaagaaagaggagaaaaaggaagaaaagaaagaagaagaacccAAGAAGTAA
- the LOC108823468 gene encoding uncharacterized protein LOC108823468: MSFPGREVEVTISSAKNIKNVNWRNGPNKPYAVVWIDPKYKFSTRVDEEEDTSPSWNQTFVIPLPPGNDGEDEKVYVDIVHAGGEEDTKPLIGSAHLNLRDVIDDVGFGVPMEKTLKLKRPSGRPHGKLDVTVTVREPRYQPAPVSYHAPSYGYTHAPPQAFYGEPYTHAPPQPVYGDPYAPPQPYGQSGYTYTEEKKKGSKFGGMGTGLAVGAVAGVLGGVALAEGLDAVEDDIAEEAAEDVEDDDAGDDEDDF, from the coding sequence ATGTCGTTCCCTGGCCGAGAAGTGGAAGTGACCATCTCATCAGCAAAGAACATCAAGAACGTGAACTGGCGCAACGGTCCAAACAAGCCATACGCCGTCGTGTGGATCGATCCCAAGTACAAATTCTCCACCAGAGTCGACGAAGAGGAGGACACGTCTCCCTCGTGGAACCAGACATTTGTCATCCCTTTGCCTCCGGGCAACGATGGCGAGGATGAGAAGGTCTACGTGGACATCGTGCACGCGGGAGGCGAAGAGGACACAAAGCCACTCATCGGCTCCGCTCATCTCAACCTCCGTGACGTCATCGACGACGTTGGCTTCGGCGTCCCCATGGAGAAAACCCTCAAACTCAAACGCCCCTCCGGCCGACCTCACGGCAAGCTCGACGTCACCGTCACCGTCAGAGAGCCTCGGTATCAACCCGCTCCGGTATCTTACCACGCGCCATCGTACGGTTACACTCACGCGCCGCCTCAAGCTTTTTACGGTGAACCATACACTCACGCGCCGCCGCAACCTGTTTACGGTGATCCATACGCGCCGCCGCAACCGTACGGACAGTCGGGGTATACTTATACGGAGGAGAAAAAGAAAGGGAGCAAGTTCGGTGGGATGGGGACGGGACTGGCGGTTGGGGCGGTGGCCGGAGTTCTTGGTGGGGTTGCGTTAGCGGAGGGGTTGGATGCGGTTGAGGACGACATCGCTGAGGAAGCTGCGGAGGATGTGGAGGATGATGACGCCGGAGACGACGAGGACGACTTTTAA
- the LOC130501191 gene encoding BAHD acyltransferase At5g47980-like has protein sequence MAMKLEILSKEVIKPDSPNHLQTLHLSLFDQFLPTTYVSAIFFYDDHQPDQEEILVQKLKNSLSQTLSLFYPLAGRIKEGVTVDCNDEGALFTKARADVLLSDVLRNPSDAGLVHKLIVSPDRADPGTWPLLHVKVVFFRDRGFAVAVSASHKLCDAASLSMFVRSWTKAAKGFADTVNPEFSASVFFPPADISVEFPPFLEPKKKSKTKSFVFGPLMIEKLKIRASCGLLVPQATRGESITALLLRCMTNSRRPKTEAVTEFAITHTMNLRPRVPLSFLPRKAIRNFFFLPLLKETSENKMEIQETVSKLRKTKEELNELITKDSEDSDTNSDEAAKERIVSAMLSFLCEVSPEAETYAVSSWCRMSFYDADFGWGFPVWVAPGSVDKTQVVLMDAKDGEGVEAWVTLPETDMAEFEHDDELLVYAPPS, from the coding sequence ATGGCAATGAAGCTAGAGATCTTAAGCAAAGAAGTGATCAAACCTGATTCACCTAATCATCTCCAAActcttcatctttctctctttgatcaATTTCTTCCCACAACATACGTTTCCGCCATTTTCTTCTACGATGATCATCAACCAGACCAAGAAGAGATTCTTGTTCAGAAGCTCAAGAACTCACTCTCTCAGACTCTTTCTCTATTTTATCCACTCGCTGGACGTATCAAAGAAGGCGTTACTGTCGATTGCAACGACGAGGGAGCTCTGTTTACAAAGGCACGAGCCGATGTACTTCTCTCAGATGTTTTGAGAAACCCATCAGATGCTGGTTTGGTTCACAAACTCATTGTCTCTCCAGACCGTGCAGATCCAGGAACCTGGCCACTGTTGCATGTCAAGGTCGTTTTCTTCAGAGACAGAGGCTTCGCGGTTGCTGTTAGTGCCTCTCACAAGCTATGCGACGCGGCCTCGTTGTCTATGTTTGTTCGCAGCTGGACTAAGGCTGCGAAAGGGTTTGCTGACACCGTGAATCCTGAGTTCTCGGCGTCGGTTTTCTTCCCTCCTGCTGATATCTCTGTCGAGTTTCCTCCGTTTCtcgaacccaaaaaaaaatctaagaccAAAAGCTTTGTCTTTGGTCCTTTGATGATTGAAAAGCTCAAAATCAGGGCTTCATGTGGCTTACTTGTGCCACAAGCAACCCGCGGCGAATCCATCACGGCACTGCTGTTGAGATGTATGACAAATTCGAGGCGGCCAAAGACAGAGGCGGTCACAGAGTTTGCCATAACACATACAATGAACTTGCGCCCTAGAGTTCCTTTATCTTTCTTGCCACGCAAGGCAATCagaaactttttctttttgcctTTACTGAAAGAGACATCAGAGAATAAAATGGAGATTCAAGAAACTGTGTCTAAGCTGCGAAAGACTAAGGAGGAACTCAATGAGCTGATCACAAAGGATTCCGAAGACTCGGATACAAATAGCGACGAGGCCGCCAAAGAGAGAATCGTAAGCGCCATGCTGAGCTTTTTGTGTGAGGTAAGTCCTGAAGCAGAGACATATGCTGTTTCTAGCTGGTGCAGAATGTCGTTTTACGATGCAGACTTTGGCTGGGGGTTTCCGGTTTGGGTTGCACCAGGTTCCGTTGACAAGACTCAGGTTGTGTTAATGGACGCAAAGGACGGTGAAGGGGTAGAAGCATGGGTGACACTACCTGAAACGGACATGGCTGAGTTTGAGCATGATGATGAGCTTCTTGTTTACGCTCCTCCAAGCTAG
- the LOC130501193 gene encoding heavy metal-associated isoprenylated plant protein 39 isoform X1, with protein sequence MSHPLPKATTSFCQYPILSFIPTDFFVSFSYHTYPFSISISSLFFQDPRRNGSVVLKVLTMTDDKTKQKAIEAAADIFGVDSIAADMKEQKLTVIGLMDAVAVVKKLKKVGKVDLISVGPAKEEKKEEKKEEKKEEKKEEKKEEKKEEEPKK encoded by the exons ATGTCTCACCCTTTGCCAAAAGCCACCACAAGTTTTTGTCAATACCCGATTCTCTCTTTTATTCCCacagatttttttgtttctttttcatatCATACATATCCTTTCTCGATCTCAATCTCTTCCTTATTCTTCCAAGATCCCAGACGAAATGGCTCAG TGGTGTTGAAGGTCTTAACCATGACGGATGATAAGACCAAGCAGAAAGCCATCGAAGCTGCAGCTGATATCTTCG GAGTTGATTCGATAGCAGCAGATATGAAGGAGCAAAAATTGACAGTGATAGGTCTGATGGATGCGGTTGCGGTGGTAAAGAAATTGAAGAAGGTTGGCAAAGTCGATTTGATATCGGTGGGGCCGgcaaaagaggagaagaaagaagagaagaaggaagaaaagaaagaggaaaagaaagaggagaaaaaggaagaaaagaaagaagaagaacccAAGAAGTAA
- the LOC108824422 gene encoding probable amino acid permease 7: MDIKENNESPVLKPTELQLHDSVSARTGTLWTAVAHIITGVIGAGVLSLAWATAELGWIGGPAALIAFAGVTLVSAFLLSDCYLFPDADNGPLRLNSYSQAVKVYLGRKNQIVCGVFVYISLIGVGVAYTIVTATCIRAIFRSNCYHRKGQNATCSYGDKNNYFMLLFGVLQIFMSQIPNFHNMLWLSVVAAIMSFAYSSIGLGLAFDRIIEKLQIEGSVKGSPAENRGAKVWLVFQALGNIAFSYPFSIILLEIQDTLRSPPAEKQTMKKASTAAVFITTFFYLCCGCFGYAAFGDATPGNLLTGFGFYEPFWLVDFANACIVLHLVGGYQVYSQPIYAATERGITERYPQNKFSTKFYGFKLPLSRGVTVRLNPMRLCLRTMYVVIITGVSMLFPYFNEVLGVLGALAFWPLAVYFPVEMCILQKKIPVWTRQWILLRAFSLICLLVSVLALVGSIYGLVGAKLR, encoded by the exons ATGGACATTAAAGAAAATAACGAGTCTCCAGTTTTGAAACCAACCGAGCTTCAACTTCATGATTCAGTTTCTGCAAGAACAG gaaCGTTGTGGACGGCCGTGGCACATATAATAACAGGAGTGATCGGCGCAGGAGTTTTGTCTTTGGCTTGGGCCACGGCGGAGCTTGGCTGGATAGGTGGTCCTGCCGCTCTTATAGCCTTCGCCGGAGTCACACTTGTCTCTGCTTTTCTTCTCTCCGATTGTTATCTTTTTCCTGATGCCGACAACGGTCCCCTCCGCCTTAACTCATACTCTCAAGCCGTTAAAGTGTATTTAG GGAGGAAGAACCAGATTGTATGTGGGGTCTTTGTATACATTAGCCTTATTGGTGTTGGCGTTGCTTATACCATTGTGACAGCTACTTGTATAAG AGCAATTTTTAGATCGAATTGTTATCACAGAAAAGGACAGAATGCAACATGTTCTTATGGAGACAAGAACAACTACTTCATGCTTTTATTTGGTGTGCTTCAGATCTTTATGTCCCAAATACCTAATTTCCACAACATGCTTTGGCTCTCTGTTGTCGCTGCAATTATGTCTTTTGCTTACTCCTCCATTGGCCTCGGTCTCGCCTTTGACCGAATCATAG AAAAGCTGCAAATTGAAGGAAGCGTAAAGGGAAGTCCAGCAGAAAACAGAGGTGCAAAAGTATGGTTAGTGTTCCAAGCTCTTGGGAACATTGCCTTTTCTTATCCTTTCTCGATCATACTTCTTGAAATTCAG GATACGTTGAGATCACCACCGGCAGAGAAGCAAACAATGAAGAAAGCTTCAACGGCTGCAGTATTCATCACAACATTCTTCTACCTTTGTTGCGGATGTTTTGGTTACGCAGCATTTGGAGATGCCACCCCGGGGAATCTCTTGACCGGTTTCGGTTTCTACGAGCCATTTTGGCTCGTCGATTTCGCTAACGCTTGCATTGTTCTTCATTTAGTTGGTGGATATCAG GTCTACAGTCAGCCGATATATGCAGCTACGGAAAGAGGGATAACGGAGAGATACCCACAAAACAAGTTCAGCACCAAATTTTACGGCTTCAAACTACCATTATCACGAGGAGTAACGGTGAGACTGAATCCTATGAGGTTGTGTCTGAGAACGATGTATGTGGTGATAATAACCGGAGTGTCGATGCTGTTTCCATACTTCAATGAAGTACTCGGAGTCTTAGGGGCACTTGCGTTCTGGCCTTTGGCTGTGTATTTCCCTGTGGAGATGTGTATATTGCAGAAGAAGATCCCAGTTTGGACGCGACAATGGATTCTTCTTAGAGCTTTTAGCTTAATTTGCTTGCTCGTCTCTGTCTTGGCTCTTGTTGGATCCATTTATGGACTTGTCGGAGCAAAACTCCGATGA
- the LOC108828410 gene encoding kinesin-like protein KIN-10C isoform X2 — translation METKSMSKAVRVVARVKPPSSSSDPAVQASSGSSVSSVHNRDQSETVRAQFAGSKDSCELDHFYEENEAAASSILTKEIIPLISSVFEGKDANVIAHGARCSGKTLLIQGSEREPGLVILAMAEMLAMAEEKGDSISVSFYEVCHETVYDILDQEKRVVSVLEGAQGKIQLKGLSKVPVKSLSGFQEVYFGLNKIQKLVNDPPPLRSHRGVMIHVTKGEANSGSLGRMNFLDMAGYEDSRKQCSDLAPLEITRINKSIYALHNVMYALNANESHVPYRESKLTHMLKDCLQGRNRTLLITCLPQEFSQDSFYMLNLASRICLGSKQSMTTKKSKCPAGSISSSAAQKKHTPLAVSATRQQTGIRGSLTERKTKLNTPASAIKGRKLFGEASGSLQCKSSSKKMEGKARMAMKKEISIPNVVLNVQPSSSEEEVCSSMVVTDSQSSTVEEDHSVPAFSSSEAAMEPGYLTTASFSSEAFDTAYENTPRKHQEEFSKDIACKAPAVERDENHSVIEENLIQVNEEENLDKENNRFLDSETASPPLSLQLRELSMNLKSLFNTSNLPSPPEKYQTVLTKSYVEELPQHSEITELKTPERSMPSKIDCSPWKTFSAHSSKLKNSAVGEYLKFLNTADKEDLKKLKGIGEKRATYIVELRQESPEPFKQLDDLKDIGLSEKQIKGLLRKEIGELFQ, via the exons atggagacgaaatcgatgAGCAAGGCGGTACGCGTGGTGGCTAGGGTTAAGCCTCCATCGTCGTCGTCGGATCCGGCTGTACAAGCTTCGTCAGGGTCATCTGTATCATCAGTTCACAACAGAGATCAATCGGAGACGGTTAGAGCTCAATTCGCTGG TTCGAAAGACTCATGTGAATTGGATCATTTCTACGAAGAAAACGAAGCCGCCGCGAGTTCAATTCTCACCAAGGAGATTATACCTCTTATCTCTAGCGTCTTTGAGGGTAAAGACGCTAACGTGATTGCACATGGAGCAAGATGTAGCGGGAAAACACTTCTGATTCAG GGATCGGAGCGGGAGCCTGGTTTGGTCATCCTTGCGATGGCTGAGATGTTAGCCATGGCTGAGGAAAAGGGAGACTCCATTTCTGTCTCGTTTTACGAAGTCTGTCATGAAACTGTGTATGACATCTTAGACCAAGAGAAGCGAGTGGTTTCTGTACTGGAAGGTGCACAAGGGAAGATCCAACTAAAAGGACTTTCCAAG GTACCTGTGAAGTCACTCTCAGGATTCCAAGAGGTGTATTTCGGTCTCAACAAAATCCAGAAGCTGGTCAATGACCCTCCTCCACTTAGGAGCCATAGAGGTGTGATGATACATGTTACTAAAGGGGAAGCTAATTCGGGATCCCTTGGGAGGATGAATTTTCTTGATATGGCAG GATATGAGGACTCTAGGAAGCAATGCAGTGATCTAGCTCCTCTGGAGATCACTAGGATAAATAAATCGATATATGCTTTACATAATGTCATGTATGCTCTCAACGCAAATGAATCTCATGTGCCATACAGGGAGAGCAAACTCACTCATATGCTGAAAGATTGTTTACAAGGAAGAAACAGAACATTGCTTATCACTTGTCTG CCGCAGGAATTTAGCCAAGATTCATTTTACATGCTAAACTTGGCATCACGGATCTGTCTAGGCAGTAAACAATCCATGACTACTAAGAAGAGCAAATGTCCGGCTGGATCTATTTCATCCTCTGCCgctcaaaagaaacacacacCCTTGGCTGTGTCTGCTACTAGGCAACAGACAGGGATAAGGGGAAGTTTGACAGAGAGAAAAACTAAGCTCAATACTCCTGCTTCTGCAATTAAAGGAAG GAAACTGTTTGGTGAAGCAAGTGGTTCATTGCAATGTAAAAGTAGCTCCAAGAAG ATGGAAGGCAAAGCAAGGATGGCAATGAAAAAG GAAATCTCCATTCCAAATGTTGTCTTGAACGTCCAGCCCTCCTCATCTGAAGAA GAAGTCTGTTCTTCAATGGTGGTTACAGATTCTCAATCTTCAACGGTAGAAGAG GATCACTCTGTCCCAGCTTTCTCAAGTTCTGAAGCAGCCATGGAACCG GGATATTTAACCACTGCTTCGTTCAGCTCAGAAGCTTTTGACACTGCATACGAG AATACACCTCGAAAACATCAAGAAGAATTTTCAAAAGATATTGCATGCAAAG CCCCAGCAGTGGAGAGAGATGAGAACCATTCAGTCATTGAAGAAAATTTGATTCAAGTTAATGAAG AAGAAAACTTGGACAAAGAAAACAACCGCTTTCTAGACAGTGAAACTGCATCACCACCGCTCAGCCTGCAGCTTCGAGAACTTTCCATGAATTTGAAGTCACTATTTAATACCTCAAACCTTCCATCCCCACCTGAGAAGTACCAAACTGTCCTAACTAAATCTTATGTTGAAGAGCTACCACAACATAGCGAGATTACTGAGCTAAAAACACCAGAGAGAAGTATGCCTTCCAAGATTGATTGTAGTCCTTGGAAGACATTCAGTGCACACAGCTCTAAGCTGAAG AATTCTGCTGTTGGAGAGTATCTTAAGTTTTTGAACACAGCAGACAA GGAGGATCTAAAGAAGCTGAAG GGCATTGGAGAGAAGCGAGCTACTTACATAGTCGAGCTCCGCCAAGAATCTCCTGAACCATTTAAGCAA CTTGATGACTTGAAAGACATCGGACTCTCAGAAAAACAG ATTAAGGGATTGCTAAGGAAAGAGATTGGCGAGCTTTTCCAGTAG
- the LOC108828410 gene encoding kinesin-like protein KIN-10C isoform X1, whose product METKSMSKAVRVVARVKPPSSSSDPAVQASSGSSVSSVHNRDQSETVRAQFAGSKDSCELDHFYEENEAAASSILTKEIIPLISSVFEGKDANVIAHGARCSGKTLLIQGSEREPGLVILAMAEMLAMAEEKGDSISVSFYEVCHETVYDILDQEKRVVSVLEGAQGKIQLKGLSKVPVKSLSGFQEVYFGLNKIQKLVNDPPPLRSHRGVMIHVTKGEANSGSLGRMNFLDMAGYEDSRKQCSDLAPLEITRINKSIYALHNVMYALNANESHVPYRESKLTHMLKDCLQGRNRTLLITCLPQEFSQDSFYMLNLASRICLGSKQSMTTKKSKCPAGSISSSAAQKKHTPLAVSATRQQTGIRGSLTERKTKLNTPASAIKGRKLFGEASGSLQCKSSSKKMEGKARMAMKKEISIPNVVLNVQPSSSEEEVCSSMVVTDSQSSTVEEQDHSVPAFSSSEAAMEPGYLTTASFSSEAFDTAYENTPRKHQEEFSKDIACKAPAVERDENHSVIEENLIQVNEEENLDKENNRFLDSETASPPLSLQLRELSMNLKSLFNTSNLPSPPEKYQTVLTKSYVEELPQHSEITELKTPERSMPSKIDCSPWKTFSAHSSKLKNSAVGEYLKFLNTADKEDLKKLKGIGEKRATYIVELRQESPEPFKQLDDLKDIGLSEKQIKGLLRKEIGELFQ is encoded by the exons atggagacgaaatcgatgAGCAAGGCGGTACGCGTGGTGGCTAGGGTTAAGCCTCCATCGTCGTCGTCGGATCCGGCTGTACAAGCTTCGTCAGGGTCATCTGTATCATCAGTTCACAACAGAGATCAATCGGAGACGGTTAGAGCTCAATTCGCTGG TTCGAAAGACTCATGTGAATTGGATCATTTCTACGAAGAAAACGAAGCCGCCGCGAGTTCAATTCTCACCAAGGAGATTATACCTCTTATCTCTAGCGTCTTTGAGGGTAAAGACGCTAACGTGATTGCACATGGAGCAAGATGTAGCGGGAAAACACTTCTGATTCAG GGATCGGAGCGGGAGCCTGGTTTGGTCATCCTTGCGATGGCTGAGATGTTAGCCATGGCTGAGGAAAAGGGAGACTCCATTTCTGTCTCGTTTTACGAAGTCTGTCATGAAACTGTGTATGACATCTTAGACCAAGAGAAGCGAGTGGTTTCTGTACTGGAAGGTGCACAAGGGAAGATCCAACTAAAAGGACTTTCCAAG GTACCTGTGAAGTCACTCTCAGGATTCCAAGAGGTGTATTTCGGTCTCAACAAAATCCAGAAGCTGGTCAATGACCCTCCTCCACTTAGGAGCCATAGAGGTGTGATGATACATGTTACTAAAGGGGAAGCTAATTCGGGATCCCTTGGGAGGATGAATTTTCTTGATATGGCAG GATATGAGGACTCTAGGAAGCAATGCAGTGATCTAGCTCCTCTGGAGATCACTAGGATAAATAAATCGATATATGCTTTACATAATGTCATGTATGCTCTCAACGCAAATGAATCTCATGTGCCATACAGGGAGAGCAAACTCACTCATATGCTGAAAGATTGTTTACAAGGAAGAAACAGAACATTGCTTATCACTTGTCTG CCGCAGGAATTTAGCCAAGATTCATTTTACATGCTAAACTTGGCATCACGGATCTGTCTAGGCAGTAAACAATCCATGACTACTAAGAAGAGCAAATGTCCGGCTGGATCTATTTCATCCTCTGCCgctcaaaagaaacacacacCCTTGGCTGTGTCTGCTACTAGGCAACAGACAGGGATAAGGGGAAGTTTGACAGAGAGAAAAACTAAGCTCAATACTCCTGCTTCTGCAATTAAAGGAAG GAAACTGTTTGGTGAAGCAAGTGGTTCATTGCAATGTAAAAGTAGCTCCAAGAAG ATGGAAGGCAAAGCAAGGATGGCAATGAAAAAG GAAATCTCCATTCCAAATGTTGTCTTGAACGTCCAGCCCTCCTCATCTGAAGAA GAAGTCTGTTCTTCAATGGTGGTTACAGATTCTCAATCTTCAACGGTAGAAGAG CAGGATCACTCTGTCCCAGCTTTCTCAAGTTCTGAAGCAGCCATGGAACCG GGATATTTAACCACTGCTTCGTTCAGCTCAGAAGCTTTTGACACTGCATACGAG AATACACCTCGAAAACATCAAGAAGAATTTTCAAAAGATATTGCATGCAAAG CCCCAGCAGTGGAGAGAGATGAGAACCATTCAGTCATTGAAGAAAATTTGATTCAAGTTAATGAAG AAGAAAACTTGGACAAAGAAAACAACCGCTTTCTAGACAGTGAAACTGCATCACCACCGCTCAGCCTGCAGCTTCGAGAACTTTCCATGAATTTGAAGTCACTATTTAATACCTCAAACCTTCCATCCCCACCTGAGAAGTACCAAACTGTCCTAACTAAATCTTATGTTGAAGAGCTACCACAACATAGCGAGATTACTGAGCTAAAAACACCAGAGAGAAGTATGCCTTCCAAGATTGATTGTAGTCCTTGGAAGACATTCAGTGCACACAGCTCTAAGCTGAAG AATTCTGCTGTTGGAGAGTATCTTAAGTTTTTGAACACAGCAGACAA GGAGGATCTAAAGAAGCTGAAG GGCATTGGAGAGAAGCGAGCTACTTACATAGTCGAGCTCCGCCAAGAATCTCCTGAACCATTTAAGCAA CTTGATGACTTGAAAGACATCGGACTCTCAGAAAAACAG ATTAAGGGATTGCTAAGGAAAGAGATTGGCGAGCTTTTCCAGTAG
- the LOC108828411 gene encoding uncharacterized protein LOC108828411, with protein MSEEIREHGSDTNPKPSPPPPKRGLISRKRQLVFLSLMILLAAKGLVGVGEVAFVILSYIYLYEFISRFAFPRKKNEQKRRLSNPKNKLFQTYFLATAIIGLLFPICYIGDGLYRGDIHGVRAAAPHLFLLSGQAFTEPIGFSDRFATPIGILGPVFYNARRIFALLDWVKAEFSDTQRPGGPVRLYGGRAIASVNTVMWFYNLFGLLLPVFLPRSCEIYFSADNKGD; from the exons ATGTCGGAAGAGATACGCGAGCACGGTAGTGACACCAACCCTAAACCTTCTCCACCGCCGCCAAAACGTGGCCTCATCAGCCGCAAGAGACAGCTCGTGTTTCTCTCCCTCATGATATTACTAGCCGCAAAAGGACTCGTGGGGGTAGGAGAAGTAGCGTTTGTGATACTATCTTACATATACTTGTATGAGTTCATCTCCAGGTTTGCCTTCCCACGCAAGAAAAACGAGCAGAAGAGGAGACTCTCGAACCCTAAAAACAAACTCTTCCAAACTTACTTCCTCGCCACTGCTATTATCG GCCTACTCTTCCCAATTTGCTACATCGGAGATGGACTATACCGGGGAGACATTCACGGTGTTAGAGCCGCAGCTCCACATCTCTTCCTCCTCTCCGGTCAAGCCTTCACAGAACCAATTGGTTTCTCTGACCGGTTTGCGACTCCCATTGGTATTCTTGGACCGGTTTTCTACAACGCTCGTCGTATCTTCGCGCTGTTGGATTGGGTCAAAGCTGAGTTCTCAGATACTCAGCGTCCTGGTGGTCCAGTGAGATTGTACGGAGGAAGAGCCATTGCTTCTGTTAACACTGTCATGTGGTTTTACAATCTGTTTGGTCTCTTGTTGCCTGTGTTTCTTCCTCGGTCTTGTGAGATTTACTTCTCAGCCGACAACAAAGGAGATTAG
- the LOC108825247 gene encoding BAHD acyltransferase At5g47980-like produces the protein MAMKLEILSKEVIKPDSPNHLQTLHLSLFDQFLPTTYVSAIFFYDDHQPDQEEILVQKLKNSLSQTLSLFYPLAGRIKEGVTVDCNDEGALFTKARADVLLSDVLRNPSDAGLVHKLIVSPDRADPGTWPLLHVKVVFFRDRGFAVAVSASHKLCDAASLSMFVRSWTKAAKGFADTVNPEFSASVFFPPADISVEFPPFLEPKKKSKTKSFVFGPLMIEKLKIRASCGLLVPQATRVESITALLLRCMTNSRRPKTEAVTEFAITHTMNLRPRVPLSFLPRKAIGNFFFLPLLKETSENKMEIQETVSKLRKTKEELNELITKDSEDSDTNSDEAAKERIVSAMLSFLCEVSPEAETYAVSSWCRMSFYDADFGWGFPVWVAPGSVDKTQVVLMDAKDGEGVEAWVTLPETDMAEFEHDDELLVYAPPS, from the coding sequence ATGGCAATGAAGCTAGAGATCTTAAGCAAAGAAGTGATCAAACCTGATTCACCTAATCATCTCCAAActcttcatctttctctctttgatcaATTTCTTCCCACAACATACGTTTCCGCCATTTTCTTCTACGATGATCATCAACCAGACCAAGAAGAGATTCTTGTTCAGAAGCTCAAGAACTCACTCTCTCAGACTCTTTCTCTATTTTATCCACTCGCTGGACGTATCAAAGAAGGCGTTACTGTCGATTGCAACGACGAGGGAGCTCTGTTTACAAAGGCACGAGCCGATGTACTTCTCTCAGATGTTTTGAGAAACCCATCAGATGCTGGTTTGGTTCACAAACTCATTGTCTCTCCAGACCGTGCAGATCCAGGAACCTGGCCACTGTTGCATGTCAAGGTCGTTTTCTTCAGAGACAGAGGCTTCGCGGTTGCTGTTAGTGCCTCTCACAAGCTATGCGACGCGGCCTCGTTGTCTATGTTTGTTCGCAGCTGGACTAAGGCTGCGAAAGGGTTTGCTGACACCGTGAATCCTGAGTTCTCGGCGTCGGTTTTCTTCCCTCCTGCTGATATCTCTGTCGAGTTTCCTCCGTTTCtcgaacccaaaaaaaaatctaagaccAAAAGCTTTGTCTTTGGTCCTTTGATGATTGAAAAGCTCAAAATCAGGGCTTCATGTGGCTTACTTGTGCCACAAGCAACCCGCGTCGAATCCATCACGGCACTGCTGTTGAGATGTATGACAAATTCGAGGCGGCCAAAGACAGAGGCGGTCACAGAGTTTGCCATAACACATACAATGAACTTGCGCCCTAGAGTTCCTTTATCTTTCTTGCCACGCAAGGCAATCggaaactttttctttttgcctTTACTGAAAGAGACATCAGAGAATAAAATGGAGATTCAAGAAACTGTGTCTAAGCTGCGAAAGACTAAGGAGGAACTCAATGAGCTGATCACAAAGGATTCCGAAGACTCGGATACAAATAGCGACGAGGCCGCCAAAGAGAGAATCGTAAGCGCCATGCTGAGCTTTTTGTGTGAGGTAAGTCCTGAAGCAGAGACATATGCTGTTTCTAGCTGGTGCAGAATGTCGTTTTACGATGCAGACTTTGGCTGGGGGTTTCCGGTTTGGGTTGCACCAGGTTCCGTTGACAAGACTCAGGTTGTGTTAATGGACGCAAAGGACGGTGAAGGGGTAGAAGCATGGGTGACACTACCTGAAACGGACATGGCTGAGTTTGAGCATGATGATGAGCTTCTTGTTTACGCTCCTCCAAGCTAG